One genomic region from Pseudoduganella dura encodes:
- the rsgA gene encoding ribosome small subunit-dependent GTPase A → MKKEQRTGIIIAAHGRHYLAESEGRRLQCVTRGKKTNVAVGDIVELTLTSPDQAVIDKIQERKTLLYRSDQYKSKLLAANVTQLFIVVATEPGYTDDLVSRALVASEAAGIAARLILNKVDVTENLAHTRRRLEMYTAMGYPVHEVSAKGRPEQTVDELAPLLADQSTILIGQSGMGKSSLINLLIPDADIATREISAALDTGKHTTTFTRLYHLDAHATVIDSPGFQEFGLYHLSEGMLERAFRDFQPYLGGCKYYNCRHLLEPQCAVLDAVRTGKIARMRHELYGQLLHESAQTLY, encoded by the coding sequence ATGAAAAAGGAACAACGCACCGGCATCATCATCGCCGCGCACGGCCGCCACTACCTGGCCGAATCGGAAGGCAGGCGGCTGCAATGCGTCACGCGCGGCAAGAAGACCAACGTGGCGGTGGGCGACATCGTCGAGCTGACGCTCACGTCGCCCGACCAGGCCGTCATCGACAAGATCCAGGAACGCAAGACCCTGCTGTACCGCTCCGACCAGTACAAGTCGAAGCTGCTGGCGGCCAACGTCACGCAGCTGTTCATCGTGGTCGCCACCGAACCGGGCTACACCGACGACCTGGTGTCGCGCGCACTGGTCGCCTCCGAGGCGGCCGGCATCGCCGCGCGCCTGATCCTGAACAAGGTGGATGTCACGGAGAACCTCGCGCATACCCGCCGGCGGCTCGAGATGTATACCGCCATGGGCTACCCGGTGCATGAAGTGTCGGCGAAAGGCCGGCCGGAACAGACCGTCGACGAACTGGCGCCGCTGCTGGCGGACCAGTCGACGATCCTGATCGGCCAGTCCGGCATGGGCAAGTCGTCGCTGATCAACCTGCTGATACCGGATGCCGACATCGCCACGCGCGAAATCTCGGCGGCGCTCGATACCGGCAAGCACACGACGACCTTCACCCGCCTGTACCACCTCGACGCGCATGCGACGGTGATCGATTCGCCCGGCTTCCAGGAATTCGGCCTGTACCACCTGTCCGAAGGCATGCTGGAACGGGCGTTCCGCGACTTCCAGCCCTACCTGGGCGGCTGCAAGTACTACAACTGCCGGCACCTGCTGGAACCGCAGTGCGCCGTGCTGGACGCCGTGCGCACCGGCAAGATCGCCAGGATGCGGCATGAGCTGTACGGGCAACTGCTGCACGAGTCGGCGCAGACCCTCTACTGA
- the orn gene encoding oligoribonuclease → MSQANDTSVTAAVAPQQQRPNEMNLVWVDMEMTGLEPETDRIIEVAIVITDMHLNVLAEGPVLAIHQSDATLDAMDSWNKGTHGRSGLIDRVKVSTVTEEQAEAELIAFMKQWVPAGKAPMCGNTIGQDRRFMVRYMPKLEAVFHYRNVDVSTLKELCRRWKPEVVSGFKKAQKHTALADILESIEELKYYREHFIKL, encoded by the coding sequence ATGTCACAAGCGAACGATACTTCCGTCACCGCGGCGGTGGCCCCGCAGCAGCAGCGTCCCAACGAGATGAACCTGGTCTGGGTCGACATGGAAATGACGGGCCTGGAACCGGAAACCGACCGCATCATCGAGGTGGCGATCGTCATCACCGACATGCACCTGAACGTGCTGGCCGAAGGCCCGGTGCTGGCGATCCACCAGTCCGACGCCACGCTGGACGCGATGGATTCGTGGAACAAGGGCACGCACGGCCGCTCCGGCCTGATCGACCGCGTCAAGGTCTCCACCGTCACGGAAGAGCAGGCCGAGGCCGAGCTGATCGCGTTCATGAAGCAATGGGTGCCGGCCGGCAAGGCGCCGATGTGCGGCAACACGATCGGCCAGGACCGCCGCTTCATGGTGCGCTACATGCCGAAGCTCGAAGCGGTGTTCCATTACCGGAACGTGGACGTGTCGACGCTGAAGGAACTGTGCCGCCGCTGGAAGCCGGAAGTGGTGTCCGGCTTCAAGAAGGCGCAGAAGCACACGGCGCTGGCCGACATCCTCGAATCGATCGAGGAGCTGAAGTACTATCGCGAGCATTTCATCAAGCTGTGA
- the argF gene encoding ornithine carbamoyltransferase has product MSIPKSIKHYLQFSDFTLEEYEYVIERAHLIKRKFKNYEIYHPLIDRTLVMVFEKNSTRTRLSFEAGMHQLGGAAIYLNTRDSQLGRGEPVEDAGQVMSRMCDIIMVRTFGQEIIERFAANSRVPVINGLTNEHHPCQVFADIFTYYEHRGPIAGKTVAWIGDANNMLYSWLQAAEVFGFHVNVSTPKGYDMDMSQVSTNRFTLFDNPSDACAGAHLVNTDVWTSMGYEEENAARLKAFDGWIVDSAKMARAAPDALFMHCLPAHRGEEVAADVIDGPQSVVWDEAENRLHIQKALIEYLLLGRIDGQ; this is encoded by the coding sequence ATGTCCATACCAAAAAGTATCAAGCATTATCTCCAGTTTTCCGACTTCACCCTCGAAGAATACGAATATGTGATCGAGCGCGCGCACCTCATCAAGCGCAAGTTCAAGAACTACGAGATCTATCACCCGCTGATCGACCGCACGCTGGTGATGGTGTTTGAAAAGAATTCCACCCGCACCCGCCTGTCGTTCGAGGCCGGCATGCACCAGCTGGGCGGCGCCGCGATCTACCTGAACACGCGCGACTCGCAGCTGGGCCGCGGCGAACCGGTGGAGGATGCGGGCCAGGTGATGTCCCGCATGTGCGACATCATCATGGTGCGCACCTTCGGCCAGGAAATCATCGAGCGCTTCGCCGCCAATTCGCGGGTCCCCGTCATCAACGGGCTCACCAACGAGCACCACCCATGCCAGGTATTCGCCGACATCTTCACCTACTACGAGCACCGCGGCCCGATCGCGGGCAAGACGGTGGCCTGGATCGGCGACGCCAACAACATGCTGTATTCGTGGCTGCAGGCCGCCGAAGTGTTCGGCTTCCACGTGAACGTGTCCACGCCAAAGGGCTATGACATGGACATGTCGCAGGTTTCCACCAACCGTTTCACGCTGTTCGACAATCCGTCGGACGCGTGCGCCGGCGCCCACCTGGTCAATACCGACGTGTGGACCAGCATGGGCTACGAAGAGGAAAACGCGGCGCGCCTGAAAGCCTTCGACGGCTGGATCGTCGACAGCGCCAAGATGGCGCGAGCCGCGCCGGATGCGCTGTTCATGCACTGCCTGCCCGCCCACCGCGGCGAGGAAGTCGCGGCCGATGTCATCGACGGCCCGCAATCGGTGGTGTGGGACGAGGCGGAAAACCGCCTGCACATCCAGAAGGCACTGATCGAATACCTGCTGCTGGGCCGCATCGACGGCCAATAA
- a CDS encoding 4a-hydroxytetrahydrobiopterin dehydratase, whose protein sequence is MITTADQLRTLHCAHATEPLAPAEAARLLALLDGWAIEAGRLVRAYSFSDYYQTMSFVNAIAYIAHCEDHHPELIVGYKTCVVRFETHSVKGLSLNDFICAAKADALVRVAGRP, encoded by the coding sequence ATGATTACCACCGCGGACCAACTGCGCACGCTGCACTGCGCCCACGCCACCGAGCCCCTGGCACCGGCCGAAGCGGCACGCCTGCTGGCGCTGCTCGACGGCTGGGCGATCGAAGCGGGCCGGCTTGTACGGGCTTACTCATTCTCCGACTACTACCAGACGATGTCGTTCGTGAACGCCATCGCCTATATCGCCCATTGCGAGGATCATCATCCGGAGCTGATCGTCGGCTACAAGACCTGCGTGGTGCGCTTCGAAACGCATTCCGTCAAGGGACTGTCGCTGAACGACTTCATCTGCGCCGCCAAGGCCGACGCGCTGGTGCGGGTGGCGGGCCGTCCATGA
- a CDS encoding ATP-binding protein, with amino-acid sequence MDLFASDDAIAQWELALPELAGAARLPVLAELAWHLRQRDTSRAMALADEAELLLPELDAQARGAIAARLQLLRAEGRWLTGELDRARSMAEGARDAFRAIGDMAGCADAHWLCAWIAVDRGDHACRDRELECSAAAAQDAGDAERAAIAEAASARWAVLRDPETARARWGAHFDPALPRPPALDCWINDFLGMAASQASDFGGAVRHYLRTWEAALETGQLRTAIIAATNIGEKFSHLNDHHAALEWMQRALDTARPKQWPRSTAAALMHTGDTLRRLGRLDAAGELLREALDLLRPYANSRLYAIALQYTGDLCLARHDYAGALDAFGQLSLRADALDQADFRMVARRGAAHALCFLDRPGEALVLAQEAVGLAGGHHNVYNQVAGLRVLALIHGRHALPGPAGMAEASPALHYIRQALRVAATIQGYIVPGDLYDALGEEYARAGDYCEAYMAARAASAARVKTHSQEATHRAMAMQVQRQTEKERAEERHHRALAMSEAGRAELQQQTSAILQRLSAIGQEITMYLDAKGIYEVLDRHVHALLPAYAFAIMLRAPGGAALEMAFGTEAGAPLAPFTIAPGDATAWSPCCVDERREIVVDDLARHAPAIDGCRHCASALFVPLLLGERVLGAMSVQARQRAAYGERERLIFRTLCAYGAIALDNAQAYRQLQEAQSQLVAQEKLAALGALMAGVAHELNTPIGNSLLIASTLEQKTLELDRALNGPGLRRSELAAYIADAHRAAELVMRGLHSAADLVASFKQVAVDRTTEQRRRFQLHQVTHEIVATMMNRIRASNHRIGCDVPEGIELDSYPGPFGQVITNLINNALLHAFEGRGGGTMQLTAVAGPDGKVTVVFADDGAGIPREHLSRIFDPFFTTKLGRGGSGLGLSISYNIVTGLLGGRISVASNGAGTTFTLELPLVAPAHDPERRVY; translated from the coding sequence ATGGACCTGTTCGCCAGCGACGACGCGATTGCGCAGTGGGAGCTGGCCCTGCCGGAGCTGGCCGGCGCGGCGCGGTTGCCGGTGCTGGCGGAACTGGCCTGGCACCTGCGCCAGCGCGACACCAGCCGCGCCATGGCGCTGGCGGACGAAGCGGAACTGCTGCTGCCGGAACTCGATGCGCAGGCCCGGGGCGCCATCGCCGCCCGGCTGCAGCTGCTGCGCGCCGAGGGGCGCTGGCTGACGGGCGAACTCGATCGGGCCCGGTCGATGGCCGAAGGCGCGCGCGATGCGTTCCGCGCCATCGGCGACATGGCCGGCTGCGCCGATGCGCACTGGCTGTGCGCCTGGATCGCGGTCGACCGGGGCGACCACGCCTGCCGCGACCGCGAGCTGGAATGCAGCGCCGCGGCGGCCCAGGATGCCGGCGATGCGGAACGCGCCGCGATCGCCGAGGCGGCCAGTGCTCGCTGGGCCGTGCTGCGCGACCCGGAGACGGCACGCGCCCGCTGGGGTGCGCACTTCGATCCGGCCCTTCCGCGCCCGCCCGCGCTGGACTGCTGGATCAACGACTTTCTCGGCATGGCCGCCAGCCAGGCCAGCGATTTCGGCGGCGCCGTGCGCCACTACCTGCGCACCTGGGAAGCGGCGCTGGAAACCGGCCAGTTGCGCACCGCGATCATCGCCGCCACCAATATCGGTGAAAAATTCTCGCACCTGAACGACCATCACGCGGCGCTCGAATGGATGCAGCGCGCGCTCGATACCGCGCGGCCGAAGCAATGGCCGCGCAGCACGGCGGCGGCGCTGATGCACACCGGCGACACACTGAGGCGCCTGGGCCGGCTCGATGCCGCCGGCGAACTGCTGCGCGAAGCGCTGGACCTGCTGCGGCCCTATGCGAACAGCCGCCTGTACGCGATCGCGCTGCAGTACACGGGCGACCTGTGCCTGGCGCGCCACGATTACGCCGGCGCGCTCGATGCGTTCGGCCAGCTGTCGCTGCGGGCCGATGCATTGGACCAGGCCGATTTCCGCATGGTGGCGCGGCGCGGCGCCGCCCATGCGCTGTGCTTCCTGGACCGGCCCGGCGAGGCGCTGGTGCTGGCACAGGAAGCGGTCGGCCTGGCAGGCGGGCATCACAACGTCTACAACCAGGTGGCCGGCCTGCGCGTGCTGGCGCTGATCCACGGCCGGCACGCCCTGCCCGGCCCGGCCGGCATGGCGGAAGCCAGCCCCGCGCTGCATTACATCCGCCAGGCGCTGCGGGTGGCGGCCACCATCCAGGGCTACATCGTGCCCGGCGACCTGTACGACGCGCTCGGCGAAGAATATGCGCGTGCAGGCGACTATTGCGAGGCCTACATGGCGGCGCGTGCCGCCAGCGCCGCGCGCGTGAAAACGCACAGCCAGGAAGCGACGCACCGCGCGATGGCGATGCAGGTGCAGCGGCAGACCGAAAAGGAACGCGCCGAGGAACGCCACCATCGCGCGCTGGCGATGTCCGAAGCGGGCCGCGCCGAACTTCAGCAGCAGACCAGCGCCATCCTGCAGCGGTTGTCCGCGATCGGGCAGGAAATCACGATGTATCTCGATGCCAAGGGCATCTACGAGGTGCTGGACCGCCACGTGCATGCCCTGCTGCCGGCCTACGCCTTCGCCATCATGCTGCGCGCGCCGGGCGGTGCGGCGCTGGAGATGGCGTTCGGCACCGAAGCGGGCGCGCCCCTGGCACCGTTCACGATCGCGCCGGGCGACGCCACCGCATGGAGCCCGTGCTGCGTGGACGAACGGCGCGAGATCGTGGTGGACGACCTGGCGCGGCATGCGCCCGCCATCGATGGCTGCAGGCACTGCGCCAGCGCGCTGTTCGTGCCCCTGCTGCTGGGCGAGCGCGTGCTGGGCGCCATGAGCGTGCAGGCGCGCCAGCGTGCCGCCTATGGCGAACGCGAGCGGCTGATCTTCCGCACGCTGTGCGCCTATGGCGCGATCGCGCTCGACAACGCGCAGGCCTACCGCCAGCTGCAGGAAGCCCAGTCGCAGCTGGTGGCACAGGAAAAACTGGCGGCGCTGGGCGCGCTGATGGCCGGCGTCGCCCACGAGTTGAACACGCCGATCGGCAACAGCCTGCTGATCGCCAGCACGCTGGAACAGAAGACACTCGAGCTCGACCGCGCGCTGAACGGGCCAGGCCTGCGCCGTTCCGAACTGGCCGCCTATATCGCCGACGCGCACCGGGCGGCCGAGCTGGTGATGCGCGGGCTGCACAGCGCCGCCGACCTGGTGGCCAGCTTCAAGCAGGTGGCGGTGGACCGCACCACCGAACAGCGCCGCCGCTTCCAGCTGCACCAGGTGACGCACGAGATCGTGGCAACGATGATGAACCGTATCCGCGCCTCGAACCACCGGATCGGCTGCGACGTGCCGGAAGGGATCGAGCTGGACAGCTATCCCGGCCCGTTCGGCCAGGTGATCACGAACCTCATCAACAACGCGCTGCTGCACGCGTTCGAAGGGCGCGGCGGCGGCACCATGCAGCTGACGGCCGTGGCGGGACCGGACGGCAAGGTGACCGTGGTGTTCGCCGACGACGGTGCCGGCATCCCCCGGGAGCACCTGTCGCGCATTTTCGACCCTTTCTTCACTACCAAGCTTGGCCGCGGCGGCAGCGGCCTCGGCCTGTCGATCAGCTACAACATCGTGACCGGCCTGCTGGGCGGCCGGATCAGCGTGGCCAGCAACGGTGCCGGCACGACATTCACGCTGGAGCTGCCGCTGGTCGCTCCGGCCCACGACCCGGAGCGGCGGGTCTACTAG
- a CDS encoding M48 family metallopeptidase translates to MYSHAFSLLFVAFLVLTLAVRFWLASRQLRHVLANRGAVPAEFAGTIPLAAHQKAADYTMARTRYGIVTMFVNAVVLVGFTLLGGLQWLSVQVFGLTGGGMTYQIGLLAAFAAISGLIDLPVDWYRQFRLEQRFGFNKMTPGLFVADMLKGLLLAVVLGLPLAWIVLALMSGAGDLWWLYAWFVWSGFQLLMMVLFPTVIAPLFNKFTPLADETLKSRIENLMKRVGFASKGLFVMDGSKRSAHGNAYFSGFGAAKRIVFFDTLLARLAPQEIEAVLAHELGHFKLKHIVKRIVLMFGLSLAFLALLGWLKNQVWFYTGLGVSPLIAPGQSNDALALILFMLALPVFTFLLAPLGSLSSRKHEFEADAFAAQHTDARDLVSALVKMYEDNASTLTPDPLHSAFYDSHPPASIRIRHLNRHLNMAHA, encoded by the coding sequence ATGTATTCACACGCGTTTTCATTATTGTTTGTCGCATTTTTGGTGCTGACGCTGGCCGTGCGCTTCTGGCTGGCGTCGCGCCAGCTGCGGCACGTGCTGGCCAACCGCGGCGCCGTGCCCGCCGAATTCGCCGGCACCATTCCACTGGCGGCGCACCAGAAGGCGGCCGACTACACGATGGCCCGCACCCGGTACGGCATCGTGACGATGTTCGTCAATGCCGTTGTGCTGGTGGGCTTCACGTTGCTGGGCGGCCTGCAATGGCTGTCGGTACAGGTGTTCGGGCTGACCGGCGGCGGCATGACATACCAGATCGGCCTGCTGGCGGCGTTCGCCGCGATCTCGGGGCTGATCGACCTGCCGGTCGACTGGTATCGCCAGTTCCGGCTGGAACAGCGCTTCGGATTCAACAAGATGACGCCGGGCCTGTTCGTCGCCGACATGCTGAAGGGCCTGCTGCTGGCCGTGGTGCTCGGCCTGCCGCTGGCGTGGATCGTGCTGGCGCTGATGTCGGGCGCCGGCGACCTGTGGTGGCTGTACGCGTGGTTCGTGTGGAGCGGCTTCCAGCTGCTGATGATGGTGCTGTTTCCCACCGTGATCGCACCGCTGTTCAACAAGTTCACGCCACTGGCCGACGAAACGCTCAAATCGCGCATCGAGAACCTGATGAAGCGCGTGGGCTTTGCCTCCAAGGGCCTGTTCGTGATGGACGGCTCGAAGCGCAGCGCGCATGGCAACGCCTACTTTTCCGGCTTCGGCGCGGCCAAGCGCATCGTGTTCTTCGATACGTTGCTGGCCCGCCTGGCGCCGCAGGAAATCGAGGCCGTGCTGGCGCATGAACTGGGCCACTTCAAGCTGAAACACATCGTCAAGCGCATCGTGCTGATGTTCGGCTTGTCGCTGGCGTTCCTGGCGCTGCTGGGCTGGCTGAAGAACCAGGTATGGTTCTACACCGGCCTGGGCGTGTCGCCGCTGATCGCGCCCGGCCAGAGCAACGATGCGCTGGCGCTGATCCTGTTCATGCTGGCCCTGCCGGTGTTCACCTTCCTGCTTGCCCCGCTGGGCTCGCTCAGCTCGCGCAAGCACGAATTCGAAGCGGACGCATTTGCCGCGCAACACACCGACGCGCGCGACCTCGTCTCCGCACTGGTCAAGATGTATGAAGACAATGCGTCGACCCTGACGCCCGATCCGCTGCATTCGGCGTTCTATGACTCCCACCCACCGGCATCGATACGGATCCGGCACCTGAATCGGCACCTGAACATGGCACACGCATGA
- a CDS encoding VOC family protein, whose product MIDHIGIIVTDFSTSRAFYEKALAPIGYGRLMELGPEITGTVRVAGFGENGKPDLWISEAAPGKLAGNTVHAAVHVALRVTSRALVEAFYAAALAAGGRDNGPPGIRAHYHPNYFGAFVLDPDGHNIEAVCHDPV is encoded by the coding sequence ATGATCGACCATATTGGAATCATCGTCACCGATTTTTCAACCAGCCGCGCGTTCTACGAGAAGGCGCTGGCACCGATCGGTTATGGCAGGCTGATGGAACTGGGCCCGGAGATCACGGGCACCGTCCGGGTGGCCGGCTTCGGCGAGAACGGCAAGCCCGATTTGTGGATTTCCGAAGCCGCGCCAGGCAAACTTGCCGGCAATACGGTGCACGCCGCGGTACACGTTGCACTGCGCGTGACCAGCCGTGCGCTGGTGGAAGCGTTTTACGCGGCGGCACTGGCGGCTGGCGGGCGCGACAACGGCCCGCCCGGCATCCGCGCCCACTATCACCCTAATTACTTTGGCGCCTTCGTGCTGGACCCTGACGGGCACAACATCGAAGCGGTATGCCACGACCCTGTTTGA
- a CDS encoding methyl-accepting chemotaxis protein, whose product MSIKNKLYAGFGAILAIILVLLVLAYNNFARLSEANGWDRHTMQVIHAVDGISIAVMEVQAETRGYYLTGSEVRMTKARAELARVPATIEALRKLVVDNPAQMARLRQLESLINAWVRDVVDPATARRRQLADTPGAADVIGRMPQFQQGSPAISAVHALLDEMRADENRLLASRSKVAADLRADMNTVLLAGGATCVLLGMAIVYLLTRAIMGPLNNLTNVVARVAAGDQGARVEVVTRDELGQVGTEFNRMAQAIQDNQQRERATTDELRSKVDSLLAVVSRAASGDLTGKVEIGGNDAIGQLGHGLARMFDNLRLLLNNIQKAGIQVTTSATEIAASAKEQEATGVEQAQTSVEVLSTTKEISSNTSQLLKTMEDATAVADYTTTATAEAQENLRRMDATMQNMVSATDSINAKLAALSEKASNINSVLTTITKVADQTNILSLNAAIEAEKAGEAGRGFAVVATEIRRLADQTSVSTWDIEQMLKEMQSAVSASVMGMDKFSEEIRRNVGEVRAVTDHLSGMMEEVRKLAPQFDAVLQGMQSQAVGAQQITETMMQLNDATQQTVESLKATSEAVHQLQYAATDLQTSVATFAVNV is encoded by the coding sequence ATGAGCATCAAGAACAAGCTGTACGCCGGCTTCGGCGCCATCCTTGCCATCATCCTGGTCCTGCTGGTCCTGGCATACAACAACTTCGCCCGGCTGTCCGAAGCGAACGGGTGGGACCGGCATACGATGCAGGTGATCCACGCGGTCGACGGCATCAGTATCGCCGTAATGGAAGTCCAGGCCGAGACCCGCGGCTATTACCTCACCGGCTCCGAGGTGCGCATGACCAAGGCGCGCGCGGAGCTCGCCAGGGTGCCCGCCACGATCGAGGCGCTGCGCAAGCTGGTGGTCGACAATCCGGCGCAGATGGCCCGCCTGCGCCAGCTCGAATCGCTGATCAACGCCTGGGTGCGCGACGTGGTCGATCCGGCCACCGCACGCCGGCGGCAACTGGCCGACACGCCCGGTGCCGCCGACGTGATCGGCCGCATGCCGCAATTCCAGCAGGGCAGCCCCGCGATCAGCGCCGTGCACGCGCTGCTCGACGAGATGCGCGCCGATGAAAACCGCCTGCTGGCATCGCGTTCGAAAGTCGCCGCCGACCTGCGCGCCGACATGAACACGGTGCTGCTGGCCGGCGGCGCCACCTGCGTGCTGCTGGGCATGGCGATCGTGTACCTGCTCACGCGCGCCATCATGGGGCCGCTGAACAACCTGACGAACGTGGTGGCGCGCGTCGCGGCCGGCGACCAGGGCGCCCGCGTGGAAGTCGTCACGCGCGACGAACTGGGCCAGGTAGGCACGGAATTCAACCGCATGGCGCAGGCGATCCAGGACAACCAGCAGCGCGAACGCGCCACCACGGACGAGCTGCGTTCGAAGGTCGATTCGCTGCTGGCGGTGGTTTCCAGGGCCGCTTCCGGCGACCTGACCGGCAAGGTGGAGATCGGCGGCAACGACGCCATCGGCCAGCTCGGCCATGGCCTGGCGCGCATGTTCGACAACCTGCGCCTGCTGCTCAACAACATCCAGAAGGCCGGCATCCAGGTCACCACCTCGGCCACCGAGATCGCAGCCTCCGCCAAGGAGCAGGAAGCCACCGGCGTCGAGCAGGCACAGACCAGCGTCGAGGTGCTGTCGACCACCAAGGAAATCTCGTCGAACACGTCGCAGCTGCTCAAGACGATGGAAGACGCCACCGCCGTGGCCGACTACACCACGACCGCCACCGCCGAGGCGCAGGAAAACCTGCGTCGCATGGATGCGACGATGCAGAACATGGTCTCGGCCACCGATTCGATCAACGCCAAGCTGGCTGCGCTGTCCGAGAAGGCATCGAACATCAACAGCGTGCTGACGACGATCACCAAGGTGGCCGACCAGACCAACATCCTGTCGCTGAACGCCGCGATCGAGGCCGAAAAGGCCGGCGAAGCCGGCCGCGGCTTCGCGGTGGTCGCCACCGAGATCCGCCGCCTGGCCGACCAGACCTCGGTATCGACGTGGGACATCGAACAGATGCTCAAGGAGATGCAGTCCGCCGTGTCCGCCAGCGTAATGGGCATGGACAAGTTCTCCGAGGAGATCCGCCGCAACGTGGGCGAGGTGCGCGCGGTCACCGACCACCTGTCCGGCATGATGGAAGAGGTGCGCAAACTGGCGCCGCAGTTCGACGCCGTGCTGCAGGGCATGCAGTCGCAGGCCGTGGGCGCACAGCAGATCACCGAAACGATGATGCAGCTGAACGACGCCACGCAGCAGACGGTGGAATCGCTGAAGGCTACCAGCGAAGCCGTGCACCAGCTGCAGTATGCGGCCACCGACCTGCAGACGTCCGTCGCCACGTTCGCGGTCAACGTCTGA
- a CDS encoding chemotaxis protein CheW — MKVLVFHIGPDRYGLPLAAIRSVMPLMALKALPGAPEAVAGLMNLHGTGIPVIDVALIGGGAAAARRADTRIVLVDYTGPDGAVHPLGLVTERVLGVRDVDDAALASAGVLAAPFLDRVAGDAQGIVQLVAPDRMLPDALRALLFQDGPR; from the coding sequence ATGAAGGTGCTGGTCTTCCATATCGGGCCTGACCGCTACGGCTTGCCGCTGGCGGCGATCCGCAGCGTGATGCCGCTGATGGCGCTGAAGGCCCTGCCGGGCGCGCCCGAGGCGGTGGCCGGCCTGATGAACCTGCACGGTACCGGCATTCCCGTGATCGACGTGGCGCTGATCGGCGGCGGCGCGGCGGCGGCGCGCCGGGCCGACACGCGCATCGTGCTGGTCGATTACACGGGTCCGGACGGGGCCGTGCATCCGCTCGGCCTGGTGACGGAACGCGTGCTCGGCGTGCGCGATGTCGACGATGCCGCGCTGGCGTCGGCCGGCGTGCTGGCCGCGCCCTTCCTCGACCGCGTGGCCGGCGACGCGCAAGGCATCGTGCAGCTGGTGGCACCCGACCGCATGCTGCCGGATGCGCTGCGCGCGCTGCTGTTCCAGGACGGACCGCGATGA
- a CDS encoding argininosuccinate synthase: MSDIKKVVLAYSGGLDTSVILKWLQDHYQCEIVTFTADLGQGEELEPARAKAIKFGIKPENIYIDDVREEFVRDFVFPMFRANTVYEGEYLLGTSIARPLIAKRLIEIANETGADAISHGATGKGNDQVRFELGAYALKPGVKVIAPWREWDLLSREKLLKYAEDAGIAIDMKHKNGGAPYSMDANLLHISFEGRHLENPSAEAEESMWRWTVSPEQAPDEAEYLDLEYEKGDIVALNGKRMSAAEVLTELNRVGGKHGIGRLDLVENRYVGMKSRGCYETPGGTIMLKGHRAIESITLDREVAHLKDDLMPRYASLIYNGYWWSPERVALQTLIDHTQQTVNGWVRIKLYKGNVIVVARDSKTDSLFDQNIATFDEDGGAYDQADAGGFIKLNALRMRIAANARLKRGQ, from the coding sequence ATGAGCGACATTAAAAAAGTAGTCCTCGCCTATTCCGGCGGCCTGGACACCTCCGTGATCCTGAAGTGGCTGCAGGATCACTACCAGTGCGAAATCGTCACCTTCACGGCCGACCTGGGCCAGGGCGAGGAACTGGAGCCGGCGCGCGCCAAGGCGATCAAGTTCGGCATCAAGCCGGAAAACATCTACATCGACGACGTGCGCGAAGAGTTCGTGCGCGACTTCGTGTTCCCGATGTTCCGCGCCAATACCGTATATGAAGGCGAATACCTGCTGGGCACGTCGATCGCGCGTCCGCTGATCGCCAAGCGCCTGATCGAGATCGCCAACGAAACCGGTGCCGATGCGATCTCGCACGGCGCCACCGGCAAGGGCAACGACCAGGTGCGCTTCGAACTGGGTGCCTATGCGCTGAAACCGGGCGTGAAAGTGATCGCCCCATGGCGTGAATGGGACCTGCTGTCGCGCGAAAAACTGCTGAAGTACGCGGAAGACGCCGGCATCGCGATCGACATGAAGCACAAGAACGGCGGCGCGCCGTACTCGATGGACGCCAACCTGCTGCACATCTCGTTCGAAGGCCGCCACCTTGAAAACCCGAGCGCCGAAGCCGAGGAATCGATGTGGCGCTGGACCGTGTCGCCGGAACAGGCACCGGACGAGGCGGAGTACCTGGACCTGGAATACGAAAAGGGCGACATCGTGGCCCTGAACGGCAAGCGCATGAGCGCCGCCGAAGTGCTGACGGAACTGAACCGCGTGGGCGGCAAGCACGGCATCGGCCGGCTCGACCTGGTGGAAAACCGCTACGTGGGCATGAAGTCGCGCGGCTGCTATGAAACGCCGGGCGGCACGATCATGCTGAAGGGCCACCGCGCGATCGAATCGATCACGCTGGACCGCGAAGTGGCGCACCTGAAGGACGACCTGATGCCGCGCTACGCTTCGCTGATCTATAACGGCTACTGGTGGTCGCCGGAACGCGTGGCGCTGCAGACGCTGATCGACCACACGCAACAGACCGTGAACGGCTGGGTGCGCATCAAGCTGTACAAAGGCAACGTCATCGTCGTGGCGCGCGATTCGAAGACCGATTCGCTGTTCGACCAGAACATCGCCACCTTCGACGAAGACGGCGGTGCCTACGACCAGGCCGATGCCGGCGGCTTCATCAAGCTGAACGCGCTGCGCATGCGCATCGCCGCCAACGCACGCCTGAAGCGCGGCCAGTAA